In a single window of the Pseudanabaena sp. BC1403 genome:
- a CDS encoding molybdopterin-dependent oxidoreductase yields MQFDKHLHRRFSRRQLMQYASLSGMGLLLGSCSSDSSRVSPIFKPLNQQSGNVRALFEPLNQSIEELIFQAKTPSPEYPISAIEPNALLINSFDTTPVINPNTFKLIVDGAVERPMQLSMKDIQALPLISMVIRHVCVEGWAAIVQWGGVRLYDIAKLVQPKAGARYVYFESADNYYESWDIASALHPQTLLAYQKNGQDIPIENGAPLRLASPIKLGYKQSKWVIRVSFTNELVPQRRGYWVDEGYEWFAGL; encoded by the coding sequence ATGCAATTTGATAAACATCTGCACCGTCGGTTTTCGCGTCGTCAGCTCATGCAATATGCTAGCTTGTCGGGAATGGGATTATTATTGGGAAGTTGCTCTAGTGATTCTAGTAGAGTAAGTCCGATTTTTAAGCCGCTCAATCAGCAATCAGGAAATGTGAGAGCTTTATTTGAGCCACTCAATCAAAGTATTGAAGAGTTGATTTTCCAAGCAAAAACGCCTAGCCCAGAATATCCAATTAGTGCGATTGAACCCAATGCATTATTGATTAACTCTTTCGATACTACACCTGTCATCAATCCCAATACATTCAAATTAATAGTTGACGGTGCTGTGGAACGTCCCATGCAATTGAGCATGAAAGATATTCAAGCATTGCCATTAATATCAATGGTGATTCGACATGTATGTGTAGAAGGTTGGGCTGCGATCGTGCAGTGGGGAGGCGTGCGCCTATATGATATTGCGAAGTTAGTTCAACCGAAGGCAGGAGCGCGTTATGTCTATTTTGAATCTGCCGATAATTATTATGAGAGTTGGGATATAGCTTCGGCTTTACATCCGCAAACTTTACTTGCCTATCAAAAAAATGGTCAAGATATTCCAATTGAGAATGGTGCGCCTTTGCGTTTGGCTTCTCCTATTAAGTTAGGCTACAAGCAGTCAAAATGGGTGATTCGAGTTTCCTTCACCAATGAGCTTGTCCCACAACGCCGAGGTTATTGGGTAGATGAGGGTTATGAATGGTTTGCAGGTTTGTAA
- a CDS encoding MFS transporter, translated as MQTTENRSLFPALRSRNYRLFFAGQGVSLIGTWMTQIATVWLVYHLTQSAFMLGIVGFTSQIPSFVLAPFGGAFVDRFPCYRILIGTQILAMVQSLALAALALSGVIQIWHVLALSLFQGIINAVDAPARQVFVFELVEQREDLANAIAINSTMFNGARLIGPALGGLLIARVGEAYCFLIDGLSYIAVIMALLAMRFVPKEITAITGNHFQKIIEGFAYTFSSPPIRSILLLSGLVSLMGMQYAVLVPVFADKILKGDAQTLGFLMAASGVGAIFGGVYLATRRSVIGLGKFIVISPSILGIGLIIFALSRFLPLSLFAMLLIGLGTILQISAGNIILQTIVDDDKRGRVMSLYTMSFLGMTPFGNLLGGTLGDRIGVTDTLIIAGIVCILGSIYFSRQLPALKKIVYKIYERKGIITS; from the coding sequence ATGCAAACAACTGAGAACAGATCCTTATTTCCTGCATTGCGATCGCGAAACTATCGCTTATTTTTTGCGGGGCAAGGCGTATCTTTAATTGGCACATGGATGACCCAAATTGCCACAGTATGGCTGGTGTATCACCTCACTCAATCAGCTTTTATGTTGGGAATCGTGGGATTTACGAGCCAAATTCCCAGTTTTGTTCTCGCTCCTTTTGGTGGTGCATTTGTCGATCGCTTTCCTTGTTATCGGATTTTGATCGGTACACAAATTCTAGCGATGGTGCAATCCTTAGCCCTTGCCGCCTTAGCCTTATCAGGTGTGATCCAAATCTGGCATGTCCTTGCCTTAAGTCTATTCCAAGGCATAATCAATGCTGTCGATGCACCAGCACGACAGGTATTTGTATTTGAACTGGTCGAACAAAGAGAAGATTTAGCCAATGCGATCGCCATTAATTCCACCATGTTTAACGGAGCGCGATTAATTGGTCCAGCCCTCGGTGGATTACTGATTGCCAGAGTTGGTGAAGCTTACTGCTTTCTCATTGACGGACTGAGCTACATTGCCGTAATTATGGCTTTACTGGCGATGCGCTTTGTACCGAAGGAAATCACCGCGATCACAGGTAATCATTTCCAAAAGATTATCGAAGGATTCGCCTATACCTTTAGTAGCCCACCCATTCGTTCCATTTTACTGCTATCAGGGCTAGTCAGCCTCATGGGTATGCAATACGCCGTACTCGTGCCAGTCTTTGCCGACAAAATCCTCAAAGGTGATGCTCAAACATTGGGCTTTTTGATGGCAGCATCGGGTGTGGGAGCCATCTTTGGCGGCGTTTATCTAGCCACAAGGCGATCGGTCATCGGACTTGGGAAGTTCATTGTCATCAGTCCTAGCATTTTAGGAATTGGCTTAATTATCTTTGCTCTATCCCGCTTTTTACCACTTTCTCTATTCGCGATGCTCCTGATCGGCTTAGGCACAATTCTGCAAATCTCCGCAGGCAACATCATTCTGCAAACCATTGTCGATGATGATAAGCGTGGGCGCGTCATGAGCCTATACACGATGTCATTTTTAGGCATGACTCCTTTCGGCAATCTCTTAGGCGGAACTTTAGGCGATCGCATTGGCGTTACTGACACCTTAATCATTGCGGGAATCGTTTGCATTTTAGGTTCAATTTACTTCAGCCGCCAATTACCTGCATTAAAGAAGATTGTTTACAAGATATACGAGCGCAAAGGAATCATCACCAGCTAA
- a CDS encoding type II toxin-antitoxin system RelE/ParE family toxin — protein sequence MYSIIIALPARADITHNYEYLSEFNSEVALKFFDATRYSFAEIARNPQIGRNYPSNNPRLNGLRKWYVKGFRKHLIFYRVQESAIEIVRVLQGVQDIERILNDEL from the coding sequence ATGTATAGTATTATTATCGCGCTTCCTGCTCGTGCTGATATTACGCATAACTATGAGTATTTATCCGAATTTAATTCTGAAGTGGCGTTGAAGTTTTTTGATGCAACTCGATATAGTTTTGCAGAGATCGCTCGAAATCCTCAAATTGGGCGTAATTATCCCAGCAATAATCCTCGCCTTAATGGGTTGAGAAAGTGGTATGTCAAAGGTTTTAGAAAACATCTGATCTTCTATCGAGTTCAGGAATCAGCCATTGAAATTGTGAGGGTATTGCAGGGTGTTCAGGACATTGAACGTATTCTGAATGATGAGTTGTAG
- a CDS encoding anti-sigma factor domain-containing protein, with amino-acid sequence MTTPQNKYPHEWEELLAGYVLGDLDPEEVIEMHKIILEHPDIVTKIDHFQETLAMLPLGLSETYPAKNLRDRIAAQAIPINVENLLIDPLDPSIDSLSEPLAPIINRLPRSRNLWKLATIGLSSIGAIALVTLGFDNYQMRQQLATNQIELQKHRETIAMLQGSDNRMISLKGMGAIPTASGSVMIAPTEKTAMISIQNLMPIPQENSYRLWAIVDGKKVDCAQFRPDDQGKVFVKVPLGNALKQTTTLIITIEPNKDMSEPTGEMVMKGEV; translated from the coding sequence ATGACGACACCACAAAATAAATATCCCCATGAATGGGAAGAACTATTAGCAGGGTATGTATTGGGAGATCTCGATCCTGAAGAAGTTATCGAGATGCATAAAATTATCCTAGAGCATCCAGACATAGTCACAAAAATCGATCACTTTCAAGAAACGTTAGCCATGCTTCCTCTAGGCTTAAGCGAAACCTATCCAGCCAAAAATCTACGCGATCGCATTGCAGCACAGGCTATCCCGATCAACGTTGAGAATCTGTTAATAGATCCACTAGATCCATCAATAGACTCCTTAAGCGAGCCCTTAGCACCAATTATTAATCGATTGCCGCGTAGCCGAAATCTCTGGAAATTAGCCACGATTGGTTTAAGTAGCATTGGTGCGATCGCTCTAGTTACTCTTGGTTTTGACAATTACCAAATGCGCCAGCAGCTCGCTACTAATCAGATCGAGTTACAAAAACATCGCGAAACCATTGCGATGTTGCAAGGTTCTGACAATCGCATGATCTCGCTTAAAGGTATGGGGGCAATTCCTACGGCTTCGGGAAGTGTGATGATTGCGCCCACTGAAAAAACCGCCATGATCAGCATTCAGAATCTCATGCCCATTCCTCAAGAAAATAGTTATCGCCTTTGGGCGATCGTTGATGGAAAAAAGGTCGATTGCGCTCAGTTTCGTCCTGACGATCAAGGCAAGGTTTTCGTGAAAGTGCCACTAGGTAATGCCCTTAAGCAAACTACAACTTTAATTATCACGATTGAGCCAAACAAAGATATGTCTGAACCCACGGGCGAAATGGTCATGAAAGGCGAAGTGTAA
- a CDS encoding pentapeptide MXKDX repeat protein, which translates to MKDKTGDAMKNDAKPADAMKNDAMKGDAMKDGKPADAMKNDAMKSDAMKDKTGDAMKNDGKPADAMKNDAMKSDAMKGDAMKDGKPADAMKSDAMKGDAMKDGKPADAPKQ; encoded by the coding sequence ATGAAAGATAAAACTGGCGATGCGATGAAGAATGATGCCAAGCCTGCTGATGCAATGAAGAATGACGCGATGAAAGGTGATGCCATGAAAGATGGCAAGCCTGCTGATGCGATGAAGAACGACGCGATGAAAAGCGATGCCATGAAAGATAAAACTGGCGACGCGATGAAGAATGATGGCAAGCCTGCTGATGCGATGAAGAACGACGCGATGAAAAGCGATGCCATGAAAGGTGATGCCATGAAAGATGGCAAACCTGCTGATGCGATGAAAAGCGATGCCATGAAAGGTGATGCCATGAAAGATGGCAAGCCTGCTGATGCTCCCAAACAATAG
- a CDS encoding thioredoxin family protein translates to MNVGLLRRRRFLTYLGLGALGIGSTACAAQVGSTSPSIAITSKTSVGSTSTADTTKPNSSEVNTVDEKSKASSQKLPEFQGISQWLNSNPLTTQELKGNVVLIQFWTFSCINCQRTLPYVTKWHDRYASKGLKIIGVHTPEFAFERDANNIKDAMQKHGILYPVPIDNEFKTWKAYGNEYWPHLYLADRQGNLVYDHIGEGAYDRTEQTIKQLLG, encoded by the coding sequence GTGAATGTAGGATTGCTGCGTCGTCGTCGTTTTTTAACTTATTTAGGTTTGGGAGCTTTAGGAATTGGGAGTACTGCATGTGCTGCTCAAGTTGGCTCGACAAGCCCATCTATAGCTATCACTTCCAAAACATCTGTGGGGTCAACTTCAACAGCTGATACTACTAAACCAAATAGTTCTGAAGTTAATACAGTGGATGAAAAATCTAAAGCTAGTAGTCAAAAATTACCAGAGTTTCAAGGTATTTCTCAATGGTTAAATTCTAATCCCTTGACTACTCAGGAACTAAAGGGAAATGTCGTCTTGATTCAGTTTTGGACTTTTAGCTGCATCAACTGCCAGCGCACATTACCCTATGTCACCAAATGGCACGATCGCTATGCTTCCAAAGGATTAAAAATTATTGGCGTGCATACTCCAGAGTTTGCCTTTGAACGCGATGCAAACAATATCAAAGATGCTATGCAAAAACACGGTATCCTTTATCCAGTTCCGATTGACAACGAGTTTAAGACTTGGAAAGCCTATGGGAATGAATATTGGCCGCATCTTTATTTAGCCGATCGCCAAGGCAATCTCGTCTATGACCACATTGGCGAAGGAGCTTACGATCGCACCGAGCAAACCATCAAGCAATTACTAGGCTAG
- a CDS encoding Npun_F5749 family FMN-dependent PPOX-type flavoprotein produces the protein MWRSHLARSLHQHRNQPEARFLQLATIDLDQRPRNRTVVFRGFLENSDRFPDCLKIVTDSRSQKIEQIKANPLAEVSWYFTKTRSQFRILGKLILIDSECSDLELQTARSAAWQALSEPARMQFAWAHPREPRVDFLEIAPPDPTQPLTSFCLLLLQPIEVDRLELRGTPQNRWIYLCDEQGNWSEQEVNP, from the coding sequence ATGTGGCGATCGCATTTAGCTCGAAGTTTACATCAGCACCGCAACCAACCCGAAGCACGTTTTTTACAACTTGCTACGATTGACTTAGATCAGCGTCCGCGCAATCGCACAGTCGTATTTCGGGGATTCCTAGAAAATAGCGATCGCTTTCCAGATTGCCTAAAAATCGTTACAGACTCGCGCAGTCAGAAGATTGAGCAAATTAAGGCTAACCCTTTGGCAGAGGTGAGTTGGTATTTCACGAAAACGCGATCGCAATTTCGGATTTTAGGCAAACTCATATTAATTGATAGCGAATGTTCAGATTTAGAATTACAAACAGCGAGATCGGCTGCATGGCAAGCGCTGTCGGAACCAGCCAGAATGCAGTTTGCATGGGCGCATCCAAGGGAGCCGAGAGTTGATTTTCTAGAGATAGCGCCACCCGATCCAACTCAACCACTTACTTCTTTTTGTCTGCTATTGCTACAACCCATCGAAGTTGATCGCCTCGAATTACGCGGAACGCCCCAAAATCGCTGGATATATCTATGCGATGAGCAAGGAAATTGGAGCGAACAAGAAGTTAATCCATAA
- a CDS encoding cytochrome b/b6 domain-containing protein, which translates to MSKKPSPTPKQAIIAKSFHSFNLIALILMTASGLQIYNANPVFGGRAGWRFPKELLLGGWLGAGRNWHFASMWLFSMSLLIYGIYIFITRRWKHRFASDKDIQALQAKNPKRKTYAWHRIAYTAIVPILLLAILSGLCMYKPVQFAWISGLFGSWQNLRVAHFLTIPIVLIFAIVHIFLSFRVGGLKMIRSMFI; encoded by the coding sequence ATGAGTAAGAAACCTTCCCCTACTCCCAAACAAGCGATCATCGCCAAGTCGTTCCATTCCTTTAATTTGATCGCGCTGATTTTGATGACAGCTAGCGGACTGCAAATTTATAATGCCAATCCAGTTTTTGGTGGGCGTGCGGGTTGGCGATTCCCTAAAGAATTACTTTTAGGCGGTTGGCTAGGCGCAGGAAGAAATTGGCATTTCGCCTCAATGTGGTTATTTTCCATGAGCCTCTTGATCTATGGTATCTACATTTTTATTACCCGCCGTTGGAAGCATCGATTTGCTTCTGATAAAGATATTCAAGCACTCCAAGCTAAAAACCCTAAGCGCAAAACTTACGCATGGCATCGCATTGCTTATACAGCGATCGTACCAATTTTGCTGTTAGCAATTCTTTCTGGTTTATGCATGTACAAGCCTGTGCAATTTGCATGGATTTCAGGCTTATTCGGCAGTTGGCAAAATCTCCGTGTCGCGCATTTTCTGACGATTCCGATTGTGCTGATTTTTGCGATCGTTCATATTTTTCTATCCTTTCGAGTAGGTGGCTTAAAGATGATTCGGTCTATGTTTATTTAG
- a CDS encoding sigma-70 family RNA polymerase sigma factor yields the protein MKLSEQTDVEILQAWRSGSSQAFGIFYDRYGELVYRLSLRILGSPQEAEDLTQEIFILLSRNSTYDSKRGSIATFLTVLTRSRAIDRIRKTRSQQQHLQKWEQGISSELDIRTSSLMENASLAERSEKVKLALAKLPDNHRQVLEMAYFDGLSQSEIAKMLGAPLGTVKSWARNGLIRLRESLQDTLE from the coding sequence ATGAAACTCTCCGAGCAAACCGATGTAGAAATACTGCAAGCTTGGCGATCGGGAAGCAGTCAAGCTTTTGGCATCTTTTACGATCGCTATGGTGAGTTGGTTTACCGCTTATCATTAAGGATCTTAGGTAGCCCCCAAGAGGCGGAAGACCTCACCCAAGAGATCTTCATTTTGCTTAGTCGCAATAGTACTTACGATAGTAAGCGCGGTTCGATCGCCACTTTTTTGACAGTCTTGACCCGATCGCGAGCGATTGACCGCATTCGTAAAACGCGATCGCAACAGCAGCATCTCCAAAAATGGGAACAGGGCATTTCTTCAGAACTTGACATCAGAACCTCATCGCTCATGGAAAATGCGTCACTTGCCGAACGTTCAGAAAAAGTAAAATTAGCCTTGGCAAAGTTGCCTGACAACCATCGCCAAGTATTAGAAATGGCTTATTTTGATGGTCTGAGCCAATCCGAAATTGCTAAAATGCTAGGTGCTCCGTTGGGGACGGTCAAGTCTTGGGCGCGAAATGGATTAATTCGATTGAGAGAAAGTTTGCAGGATACGTTGGAGTGA
- a CDS encoding type II toxin-antitoxin system ParD family antitoxin: protein MNNIQELVIDKVKALSLNQQKTVLYFIDQLLTPNVIDSAQKLEALLMEGVDSLERGEGIVATDDWWEQERDRLINN from the coding sequence ATGAACAACATTCAAGAACTTGTGATTGACAAAGTAAAAGCTTTATCACTCAATCAACAAAAAACAGTTTTGTATTTTATTGATCAGCTTTTAACGCCTAATGTTATCGATTCCGCGCAAAAACTGGAAGCGTTGTTGATGGAAGGAGTTGATAGTTTGGAACGGGGTGAGGGAATTGTCGCTACTGATGATTGGTGGGAACAAGAGCGAGATCGCTTAATCAACAATTAA
- a CDS encoding DM13 domain-containing protein, whose amino-acid sequence MAVFLILGCASIPTNSPKTSQAEAVSTPVASAPLETNTKANTKSRSGSFISAEHTTNGKAKIVQENGTYFIELDEAFKTSENGPDLFVILHRSPNILNISKPPDFAIAENDYALIAPLKSFNGKQRYEIPNNVQPDRFKSVAIWCRKFNATFGFAPLTGV is encoded by the coding sequence ATGGCAGTATTTTTAATATTGGGATGTGCTTCTATCCCAACAAACAGTCCAAAAACTTCTCAGGCAGAAGCGGTTTCTACACCAGTTGCTTCTGCTCCTCTAGAAACTAATACAAAAGCCAATACCAAATCGAGATCTGGAAGTTTTATTAGTGCAGAGCATACAACTAACGGCAAGGCTAAAATTGTTCAAGAGAATGGAACTTATTTCATTGAACTTGATGAAGCTTTTAAGACATCAGAAAATGGCCCAGATCTATTTGTGATTTTGCATCGATCGCCTAATATCCTGAATATATCCAAACCACCTGACTTTGCGATCGCAGAGAATGATTATGCATTAATTGCTCCGCTCAAAAGTTTCAATGGTAAGCAGCGCTACGAGATTCCCAACAATGTCCAACCAGATAGATTCAAGTCTGTAGCAATCTGGTGTCGTAAGTTTAACGCTACTTTTGGTTTTGCGCCCTTGACTGGAGTCTAA
- a CDS encoding cytochrome c biogenesis CcdA family protein — protein sequence MSLSLSPLSIGLAILGGLLTAFSPCILPILPIVVGRSLQTHRYGPLALVAGLISGFAIAGSLLGIASNWLTDLSNIIRNFAIFFLLALGLLSIFPKFSYLLISKVSSKFPAFKVKEPTKVNLGGEFWLGAQLGLLWTPCAGPVLGSILILAAADNEIFTAFILLLVYGFGTGLPILLLAYASRYFSKSFLKLRSRSQLLQRIGGAMISLTAIAILLGWDVKIQLWLAPYFPTSPF from the coding sequence ATGTCGCTCTCACTTTCTCCACTATCCATCGGTTTAGCAATATTAGGTGGTTTGTTAACTGCTTTCTCACCATGTATTTTGCCAATTTTGCCGATTGTTGTTGGGAGGTCATTGCAAACTCATCGCTATGGGCCATTGGCTTTAGTAGCTGGATTAATTAGCGGATTTGCGATCGCAGGTAGTTTGTTAGGAATTGCGAGTAACTGGCTCACAGATTTAAGCAATATTATTCGGAACTTCGCGATTTTCTTTTTGCTAGCGTTGGGCTTACTATCGATTTTCCCGAAATTTAGCTATCTCTTAATTAGCAAAGTTTCTAGCAAATTCCCTGCATTTAAAGTCAAAGAGCCGACTAAGGTTAACTTAGGAGGAGAATTTTGGTTGGGCGCACAATTGGGCTTGTTATGGACACCTTGCGCTGGGCCAGTACTCGGCAGCATTTTAATCCTTGCAGCCGCAGACAATGAGATCTTCACCGCTTTTATTTTGCTACTTGTCTATGGATTCGGGACTGGATTGCCGATATTGTTGCTTGCCTATGCGAGTCGTTACTTTAGTAAATCATTCTTGAAATTGCGATCGCGAAGCCAACTTTTGCAGAGAATTGGCGGCGCAATGATCTCTCTAACCGCGATCGCGATTCTATTGGGTTGGGATGTCAAGATCCAGCTTTGGTTAGCACCATATTTCCCGACCTCACCTTTTTAA
- a CDS encoding HlyD family secretion protein, protein MRLWSVDVITDKDKFEEHINNLSNKSHPATAADGGKEAIVLLSEQPEKPEPKRIKPIAFVLAGLGVGAVVAGIFGYRYWQYASTHQSTDNATVVGHIHQVSSKIAGTVTYVLVGDNQQVQAGQLLLKLDPKDYENKVQQAQATLESSKRTANAAQANIDLASQTTSGKTTQAQGNINTAQSAIATAQAVMQEAQAGVPLAEAQVEQANASLQHAETDYNRYNTLFKQGAITNQQLDTAKADFDVAQAQKNSALQVVQQAKSRLAQAQEGIVSAQSRLAASGGELEQAAASGQQTTVNRSEYEAAQSAIAQSAASLKDAQLQLSYIDVFATSAGRIGKKNVEVGNRIQVGAPLMAIVENNYWIVANFKETQLNRIKTGQLVEVKLDAFPDRTFTGRVESISPASGSQFSLLPPDNATGNFTKIVQRISVKITLDPQSLKGYESRITAGMSAEVTVEIK, encoded by the coding sequence ATGCGCTTATGGAGTGTAGATGTGATTACGGATAAGGATAAATTTGAAGAGCATATTAATAATCTATCGAACAAATCACATCCAGCAACAGCAGCAGATGGAGGGAAAGAAGCAATAGTACTTTTGTCAGAGCAACCAGAAAAGCCAGAACCAAAGCGTATTAAACCAATCGCATTTGTTTTAGCAGGATTAGGCGTTGGCGCAGTCGTCGCAGGTATTTTTGGGTATCGCTATTGGCAATATGCCTCCACTCACCAATCGACAGATAATGCCACAGTAGTCGGGCATATTCACCAAGTTAGCAGTAAAATCGCGGGAACAGTCACCTATGTCCTAGTCGGTGATAATCAGCAAGTGCAAGCTGGGCAATTGCTGTTAAAGCTCGATCCTAAAGACTATGAGAATAAAGTCCAACAAGCTCAAGCTACATTGGAATCCTCGAAGCGAACCGCAAATGCAGCTCAAGCGAATATTGACCTAGCATCCCAAACTACTAGTGGTAAGACAACTCAAGCCCAAGGAAATATAAACACTGCCCAATCCGCGATCGCTACAGCTCAAGCCGTGATGCAAGAAGCTCAAGCAGGAGTTCCCTTAGCTGAAGCTCAAGTCGAACAAGCCAATGCTAGCTTGCAACATGCTGAAACTGACTATAATCGCTACAATACTCTATTTAAGCAAGGAGCTATTACTAATCAACAATTAGATACAGCAAAAGCTGATTTTGATGTTGCTCAAGCTCAGAAGAACTCAGCACTTCAGGTTGTGCAACAGGCTAAATCAAGACTCGCCCAAGCCCAAGAAGGAATTGTCAGTGCTCAATCGAGACTGGCTGCATCTGGTGGTGAATTGGAACAGGCGGCGGCTAGCGGACAGCAAACAACGGTAAATCGTAGCGAATATGAGGCGGCTCAATCAGCGATCGCGCAATCAGCAGCATCCCTCAAAGATGCACAATTACAGCTTTCCTATATCGATGTCTTCGCCACTAGTGCAGGACGTATTGGCAAGAAAAATGTGGAAGTTGGTAATCGCATCCAAGTTGGTGCGCCACTAATGGCGATCGTTGAGAACAATTACTGGATCGTGGCTAACTTCAAAGAGACTCAGCTCAATAGAATCAAAACTGGACAGCTAGTAGAAGTTAAGCTTGATGCCTTTCCCGATCGCACATTTACTGGTCGTGTCGAAAGCATTTCTCCCGCCTCTGGCTCTCAATTCTCTTTATTACCACCAGATAACGCGACAGGCAACTTCACCAAAATCGTCCAGCGTATTTCCGTGAAAATCACCTTAGATCCCCAAAGTCTCAAGGGCTATGAATCACGGATTACGGCAGGGATGTCTGCGGAAGTTACAGTCGAAATCAAATAA